The following is a genomic window from Spirosoma foliorum.
TTTTCGCCTTCGGCAGCAACCGGGTCTTTAGCCGTTGTTGAGTCGTTGTTAGATTGACAACTGACTACAACAATATACAGTCCTAGTAATGGAAGGAACCAAGGCTCTGTAATGAGAAAAGATAGTCTTCGCATGTTGAGTACGTACTGGCGCGAGCAAATGCTCGCGCCAGGTATTAACAACAAAAAGAGGCAGCACGATGACTGCCTCTTTTGAGGTTTTACAAACTCATTAATTATACCCTGGATTCTGCGTCAGCGACGACTTACCACTCGATGTGCTTAAGTCGATCTGCCGTTGTGGAATTGGGAAATAATCGCTTTTGCCAGATGTAAAGTGGCCACCCCGAATGTCGGTTGTGACCGTACTTTCGTAGGTAAAGAACGCATTCAGCGTTGCTTCTGCCGTTCCCCAGCGGACCAGATCGAAGAAGCGATGACCTTCCATAGCTAACTCCAGTTTGCGCTCAAAATAGATAGCTTTCAACGCACCATCCTTACCCAACCCGGTGAACTTACCAGCAGGGTACACCGCCATTTTGTAGTTAGCTGCGGTTGTTGTTGAGTAACCTGCCAAAGGCGTTGCATCGTTGGCATATTTGTACACGAAGTTGACCGGATTAGCGGCCCGTGCCCGTACCAGATTGACATACGTTTGCGCCTGATCCAGATTGCCCAATTGAGCCTCTACTTCGGCAGCCATCAGCAATACGTCGGCATAACGAATCAAATTCAGGTTGATTGCTGTACCGGGTGCCCATGAGTGGTTATCAGCATACTGGTCCTGGGTAGCCTGCATGTAAATATTTTTCTTCGGCGAATACGGTCCAGCGTAGGTCTGACCTGGGCTCCGAATCCAGTCGGCACCAGGGTGATTGCCCCAATCGAGGTACGGAATACCCCGGCGGCCAATAGTCCAGTCGATACGAGGATCGAGATTATCAGCATCTGGCGTAAAGGCCTGATTTGACGCAACGCCCTGATCGTTCTTCACAGGATGGCTATTGTAAGCATCTACATACGGTAAGCCAGTTGCATCAGTCCGGTACGAATTGGCCAAATCCTGCGATGGCTGGAAGAAACCGCAGCAACGGAATGGACTGTTCCCGTACGGGAAGTTCAGCATATCGCCCTGATTGGCACTGGCGATGGTACCGGTACCATCGTTAGCCACCATCTGAATCGCGAACACCGACTCTGAATTATTTTCCGTAGCAGCATCGAAGTTATCGTGGAACTTATTCACCAATGCATATTTCAGTCCATTGCTGGTAACGCCCGAACTAATCACCTGATCGAAGAGTGTTTTTGCATCCGCATATTTATGCTCGTACAGATAGGCTTTGGCCAGATAAGTCATTGCCGCCCATTTATTTGCCCGACCTATGTCTGACTGAGTGGCAGGCAGATTATCCACGGCATACTTCAAATCAGCTTCAATTTTCGGCCAGATATCCACATTGTTCGGTTGCGAACTGGCAGCCGATGTTTCGATGGTTTCATCGATCCACGGAACGTTATTGAATAGTTTCTTCAGCTCGAAGTAATAGTGGGCACGCAGAAAACGAGCCTGAGCGGTAAAACTGGTCCGTTTAGCATCAGAAACACTCGTTGCCTTTGCCAGAACTCGTAAGGTTGAGTTCGTCCGGTTTATACCCTCGTATACGGTCCGCCATTTCCCGTTAAAAAAACCATTGCTGGGGTCAGATGTAAACTTGGCAATGGCATCAATGGCTGGCTGATCGCTACCGTCACTGCCTTTGTGCGCATCACCACCAGCAATACTTCCATATACCCAGTTGCTAGGCGATGCCTGCCAGGCATCGGAACCACTCAGGTTCAGTGCCGAGCCGTTGTTGTACTGACCATCCAGCGCGGCATAGGCCCCCGTAAGCAACGCATCTACCCCACTTTCGGTGGCCAGCGTCTCGTCACTCAGGGCACCCTGGGCGGCTATATCAAGACTATTTTTACAGGAATCAAATGTCAAACTGACCGCCGTAACTGCCAGGATGGCTATATACTGTTGTATTTTCATCGTATGTCGAGTTAATGAGTTAGAACGTCACATTCAAGCCAAACAGGAACTGGCGCTGATTCGGATAAACGCCTTCGTCGATACCAAATGAGGTAGTATTTGAGAACGACTGGTTCAAACTACCACCTGAGCTGTTGTTGGTGTTTGATGTCGTACCAATTTCAGGGTCCAGACCCGAGTACTTGGTGATGGTGAACAGGTTAGCCGCCTGAACGTACACCCGCAGACGCTCAACACCTGCCTTTTTCAGTAAATTGGCGGGCAACGTATAGCCGATCTGTGCATTTTTAGCTCGCAGGTACGACCCGTTTTCTACGAAATACGAGTTAGGCACGTTGGCCGAGCTGAACGACCCAACGGTTTCCTGAATTGGCGCTTTGGCATTATGATTTTCGGGCGTCCAGGAATTATACAAAGCCGTCTGGCTCTTGGCTCCCTGGAAATTCGCGTTGAAATCAGTCCACCAGCGTACGTTGTTCCAGATATCGTTACCCTGCGTTCCGTAGAAGAAAATGCTGAAGTCAAACTTCTTGTAGGTAGCACCCAGATTCAAACCATAGCTGAATTTTGGGTTTGGATTACCCAGGTAAGTCCGGTCAGCATCGGTAATCTGGCCATCGCCGTTGGTGTCGGCATACCGGAAACGACCTACCGCTACGTCGCTCTGATATACAGCAGCCGAGTTACCCGTCTTTTGCTGAGCCTGCGCATTAGCCGCATCAATTTCTGCCTGCGAGTTCCAGAACCCTGCGGTTTTATAGCCAAAGAATTGTCCGATAGAATGGCCAACTGAGTTACGAACAATGTAACTACCATTGAACCGACGGCCTTCCTGATCGAAATAGTCGATACCATCGGCCAGCGACACAATCTTGTTGTTGTAGCTCGTGAATGTAGCTGTGGCGTTTATCTTCAGATCACTTGTGATGTTCAGGTTGGTCGAAGCGGCAATATCCAAACCGTGGTTGCGCATTTTAGCGACGTTCACAGCGGGGGCAGTACCTAAACCGGCCGTTCCTGCCAGTTCGAGTGTGTACAGCAGATCACGAACTTCCTTGTTGTAATAATCAACCGTCAGATCGAGTTTGCCTTTCCACAAACTGGCATCAAAGCCAATGTTGGAGTTGATGTTTTTCTCCCAACGAGCGTCGGGGTTACCGATTCGTGTCCGCTGAAAGCCCAGGGTATTAGCCGAGTTCGAACCGTTGATGGCGTAATAAGACGACGTTCTGTCTCCACCATAAGTCGTGTAGGCGTTGGCAGGATCTACGTTCAACTGGTTACCCATGATCCCGTAACCGCCCCGAATTTTCAAGTCATTCAACCAGGTGACACCTTTCAGAAAGTCTTCCTGCGACGCCCGCCAGCCAGCGCTCACCGCCGGGAACCAGCCGTACTGATAGTTCAGGAAGCGCGACGAGCCATCTCGACGAATAGTTGCACCAAATAGATACTTGTCTTTCAGCGAGTAATCGACCCGGCCAATCAGTGAGAACAACGCATCAGCGTAGTAATTGCTGTAGTTGGTTGGTGTTCCCGACCCCGTTGAGAGGTTCGTAAAGTTCGGATCGAAGGAGAAATAGCTCTGCGTTGTACCGCCTACGTTACGGCCCTGATTCTTATAGGCTTCGGTACCAACCAGTACTTTCAGATCGTGCGTGTTGTTGAAGTTATGCTGATACTGTACCGTGTTGGTCCAGGTCCAGTTCGACCCATTGAATGTATTTTCGGTATATGAGTTGGTCGTCGTGTTCTCCTGGTTCTCGTACGTTGGGTAGGTGAACGAATGGAAGTTACCCATGAAAATCTCACCCCCGAAACTCGTGCGTGCCGTGAAATCTTTCAGGAAGTCGATCTCAGCATACATGTTCCCAAACAATCGGTTGTTCAACCCCTTGTTATTCGCGGTTCGTTGCTGAACAGCTACCGGGTTGCTGGCGTTTCCAAGTCCTTGTCCATAACCACCGGCATAGTTACCCATGATGTCGTAGACCGGAATAATGGTCTGTTCCCGGAATGCCATACCAATGGCGCTGCCTTCCTGCAAGGCGTTAACACGTGGGTTATCCGTCACCGAAAAGGCAATGTTCTCACCCACCCGGATGTTTTCCCGAATGTTGTACTGGCTGTTCGACCGGATCGTGTACCGTTTCAGATAGGTATTGATCAGCGTACCCTGCTGATTGAAATAGTTGAACGAGAACAGGTAATTGCCTTGTGGACCTCCCCCACTAACGGCCAGGTTCTGGCTCATGATCGGTGCCGCTTTGAAAATCTCATGGAACCAGTCGGTGCCGGTTTTGTTGGCCCGTGTAATCCGGTAGAACGAGTTGTACTGATCGGCACTGTTGTAGGTTGGGTTTACATTATACAAGGCAGGATTTACAGATGCATCACCTTCCTTGGCTCCCTGTGGCGAAATATAGTCCGGCAATACGGGCGTGGCGCCACTACCATACAGGGGGTCATTGATGGCCGTATTTGGATTAGCATTTCGCAACGCATTGAATTTCAGTTGTGCTGTCTCCTGTGGATTGAGCAAATTCCAAACATTACCGCTTTTCGGAATCTGGGTGCCATAGTACGAATCGTACTGAACTTTTACTTTGCCATTGCCGCGACGGGTCGTAATGATAATCACACCATTAGCCGCCCGCGAACCGTAGATTGACGCCGAACCGGCATCTTTCAATACCTGCATAGACGCTACATCGTTGGGGTTGATGTCGTTGATGTTTTGGGTCGGCACACCATCCACAACGTACAATGGCTGGTTATTTCCGAAGGTATTCAACCCCCGGATGCGAACCTGTGGAGCCTCACCAGGCTGCCCCGATCCAAGTACTGTAACGCCGGAAGCGCGCCCTTGCAACTGATTGGTAATCTGTGAGGTTGGCTGTGTCTGAAGCTCAGCCACGTTCACAACAGCCACAGCACCGGTCAGGTCTTTTTTCCGTTGCGTACCATACCCAACCACGACTACTTCACTCAGTGATTTTACGTCCGACGCCAGTTTGATGTCGGGTAGGGTTGTGCGGTTATTAATGGCGATTTCCTGCGATGTATAGCTAATCGATGAAATGACCAGGGTTGCATTACCATCGGGTACGTTCAGCGAGAATTTACCGTCGGCGTCGGTTGCGGTACCAATGTTGCTCGTTCCTTTGACCAACACGGTGGCACCTGGCAATCCAGCGCCGGTTTCATCGAGAACCCGCCCCGTGACGGTTATGGGCGGAACGGGTTTTTCGACGTTTGGGCCGCTTTCTGGTCCAGTAGCTACCCGTTTCAGGATAATTGTTTTCCCGCCTACTTCATACGAAATAGCAGCGGGGCCCAGCACTCGATCGAGCACATCGGAAAGTCTTTCGTTTGTAAACGTAAGCGCTCCAATTCGTTGCTGTGTGAAGATGCGTGGGTTATACATGAACTTCACATCGACTTCTTTGCCAATGCGACTGATGGCCTGTTCAACGGTCAGGTTGGCGAGCTGTAAACTCACGCGCCGGTTAAGTAATTCCTGACCATACGTATCATGCGCCCGTGCCATTGAAGCAACCGTTGTTACCACAAAAAACAGGTAAAAACTGACTCGCATAATTTTGAGCAGCCTGTGCTGCATTTGTATTGGAATTGTCATACTTTTGAATTGTTTGTCGGTTTAGATCGGCAATAAAATTTCCTTACCCTGTTGGAGGGGGTGCTTTTTTCGAAGAGAGCAAGTGGGGAAAAACTCTGGAGTCAGTGATGTTGGCGCATTGCTGACTCTTTCTTTGGAGGTAAGCGTACTTATTTTTCAGACATAGGCTAAGAAATTGTGTTGAGTAATTTTAGGGCATTCATTGACATCCTTTGCTGCTAATTAAAATCTTCCCGTCCATCTGCTCATACTGAGCATCCAGTGTCTGGCAAATCATATTGAGTTTTTCAAATAAGGGTTCATCATCCAGCGAGGCCGTCAGATAGCAGTTTTTCATGACCTCCGCATCGAAAACAATCTCCACACCATAGGCTCTTTCGAGTGAGGCAAAAACCTGGGTAATGGGTGTATTCCCAAACTCGAACATCGATTGTTGAATGGGCATATCGAGCACTGTTGGCGAATCGACCAACGAGCGTAACAGGCGATTTCCAACTTCATCAAACTGCACTCGTTGATTTGGCGTCAGTACTAATCCGGTCAGTTGTTTGGATTGCTGTTTTTCAACTCGCTCTTTATCCGACCGGGTAAACACAGACACTTTCCCCGTTTTCACGATCACATCGACTTCACTTTCACCATTAGCCCGAACGGTAAAACTGGTACCCAACACTTTGGTAATCAGATTATCGGCGTAGACAAAGAAAGGCTTCTCCGGGTTTTTAGCCACTTCAAAAAAGGCTTCACCCGTCAGGTAGATTTCCCGCTTTGTGTGTTGATTGAACTGCTTCGCGTAACTGATACGACTATTCGGCTGAAGCAGCACCGAGCTGCCATCGGAAAGCATAACCAGTTGGCTGCGGAAGGTTGTGTTCGTAACTTCCTCCAGGGGAGATTCGGCCGTGGCGACCAGTTGCTGATAAAGTCGGGCCGATGTGTTAGCGTCTAACCTATTCTGTTGCCAGCTAAACCAGGTTACGCCCAACAGAACCATAGCGGCAGCCGCCCACCGCCAGATCGGCATCTGATACCAAACCACCGGCTGACTAACTGAAACGGGTTCAATAGCCTCCATAATTTGCCGGATATTTTGCCGAACCTTTGCCGATGGCAGCACAAACGTATCGCCCTGAATGGCGCGCAGTGTTTCCTGCGCTTTTCTGAATGTAGCCGCTTTCTCGGGATATCGATAGGGGAACTCCTCCCATTCCTGCGCTAGTCCGGGTGTGGCCTTACCTAACAGCCACAGCCGAAAGGTCTCGTCCTCCAGAAAATCGCCTAGCTCGGAATGGTTAAATGTTTTCATCAAAAAACGCTACTTGTTTACCCCTTTATTCAGACAATTA
Proteins encoded in this region:
- a CDS encoding RagB/SusD family nutrient uptake outer membrane protein — protein: MKIQQYIAILAVTAVSLTFDSCKNSLDIAAQGALSDETLATESGVDALLTGAYAALDGQYNNGSALNLSGSDAWQASPSNWVYGSIAGGDAHKGSDGSDQPAIDAIAKFTSDPSNGFFNGKWRTVYEGINRTNSTLRVLAKATSVSDAKRTSFTAQARFLRAHYYFELKKLFNNVPWIDETIETSAASSQPNNVDIWPKIEADLKYAVDNLPATQSDIGRANKWAAMTYLAKAYLYEHKYADAKTLFDQVISSGVTSNGLKYALVNKFHDNFDAATENNSESVFAIQMVANDGTGTIASANQGDMLNFPYGNSPFRCCGFFQPSQDLANSYRTDATGLPYVDAYNSHPVKNDQGVASNQAFTPDADNLDPRIDWTIGRRGIPYLDWGNHPGADWIRSPGQTYAGPYSPKKNIYMQATQDQYADNHSWAPGTAINLNLIRYADVLLMAAEVEAQLGNLDQAQTYVNLVRARAANPVNFVYKYANDATPLAGYSTTTAANYKMAVYPAGKFTGLGKDGALKAIYFERKLELAMEGHRFFDLVRWGTAEATLNAFFTYESTVTTDIRGGHFTSGKSDYFPIPQRQIDLSTSSGKSSLTQNPGYN
- a CDS encoding SusC/RagA family TonB-linked outer membrane protein, translated to MTIPIQMQHRLLKIMRVSFYLFFVVTTVASMARAHDTYGQELLNRRVSLQLANLTVEQAISRIGKEVDVKFMYNPRIFTQQRIGALTFTNERLSDVLDRVLGPAAISYEVGGKTIILKRVATGPESGPNVEKPVPPITVTGRVLDETGAGLPGATVLVKGTSNIGTATDADGKFSLNVPDGNATLVISSISYTSQEIAINNRTTLPDIKLASDVKSLSEVVVVGYGTQRKKDLTGAVAVVNVAELQTQPTSQITNQLQGRASGVTVLGSGQPGEAPQVRIRGLNTFGNNQPLYVVDGVPTQNINDINPNDVASMQVLKDAGSASIYGSRAANGVIIITTRRGNGKVKVQYDSYYGTQIPKSGNVWNLLNPQETAQLKFNALRNANPNTAINDPLYGSGATPVLPDYISPQGAKEGDASVNPALYNVNPTYNSADQYNSFYRITRANKTGTDWFHEIFKAAPIMSQNLAVSGGGPQGNYLFSFNYFNQQGTLINTYLKRYTIRSNSQYNIRENIRVGENIAFSVTDNPRVNALQEGSAIGMAFREQTIIPVYDIMGNYAGGYGQGLGNASNPVAVQQRTANNKGLNNRLFGNMYAEIDFLKDFTARTSFGGEIFMGNFHSFTYPTYENQENTTTNSYTENTFNGSNWTWTNTVQYQHNFNNTHDLKVLVGTEAYKNQGRNVGGTTQSYFSFDPNFTNLSTGSGTPTNYSNYYADALFSLIGRVDYSLKDKYLFGATIRRDGSSRFLNYQYGWFPAVSAGWRASQEDFLKGVTWLNDLKIRGGYGIMGNQLNVDPANAYTTYGGDRTSSYYAINGSNSANTLGFQRTRIGNPDARWEKNINSNIGFDASLWKGKLDLTVDYYNKEVRDLLYTLELAGTAGLGTAPAVNVAKMRNHGLDIAASTNLNITSDLKINATATFTSYNNKIVSLADGIDYFDQEGRRFNGSYIVRNSVGHSIGQFFGYKTAGFWNSQAEIDAANAQAQQKTGNSAAVYQSDVAVGRFRYADTNGDGQITDADRTYLGNPNPKFSYGLNLGATYKKFDFSIFFYGTQGNDIWNNVRWWTDFNANFQGAKSQTALYNSWTPENHNAKAPIQETVGSFSSANVPNSYFVENGSYLRAKNAQIGYTLPANLLKKAGVERLRVYVQAANLFTITKYSGLDPEIGTTSNTNNSSGGSLNQSFSNTTSFGIDEGVYPNQRQFLFGLNVTF
- a CDS encoding FecR domain-containing protein, coding for MKTFNHSELGDFLEDETFRLWLLGKATPGLAQEWEEFPYRYPEKAATFRKAQETLRAIQGDTFVLPSAKVRQNIRQIMEAIEPVSVSQPVVWYQMPIWRWAAAAMVLLGVTWFSWQQNRLDANTSARLYQQLVATAESPLEEVTNTTFRSQLVMLSDGSSVLLQPNSRISYAKQFNQHTKREIYLTGEAFFEVAKNPEKPFFVYADNLITKVLGTSFTVRANGESEVDVIVKTGKVSVFTRSDKERVEKQQSKQLTGLVLTPNQRVQFDEVGNRLLRSLVDSPTVLDMPIQQSMFEFGNTPITQVFASLERAYGVEIVFDAEVMKNCYLTASLDDEPLFEKLNMICQTLDAQYEQMDGKILISSKGCQ